The Candidatus Methylacidiphilales bacterium sequence GCTTCAAGCACCGCTTCCACCCGCGGTTCGACCGGAATGAGCTCCTGCTTGCATACTGAAATGGCTGTGTCCGGGTCTTTCAAGCCATGCCCGGTCAGCGTCACGGTCACAATCGAATCCTTCGGAATCAGCCCTTCCCTGACACAGCGGATAAGCCCCGCCAATGGCGCCGCACAGGCCGGTTCGACAAAAATGCCCTCGCTCCGGCTGATCAACTGATAGGCATCCAGAATTTCCTCGTCGCTGACCTTGTCGATCTTGCCCCCGGAATCCTTCGCCGCAGCCACGGCCCCTTTCCAACTGGCCGGATTTCCAATCCGGATCGCGGTTGCCACGGTGTGCGGATTTTCAATGATGTGGCCATCGACAATCGGCGCGGAGCCGGCAGCCTGCCATCCCATCATCTTGGGCAGGGATTTGATGCGGCCCCCGGCATGATATTCGCGGAACCCCTTCCAATAAGCGGTGATGTTTCCCGCGTTGCCGACGGGGATGAAATGAAAATCGGGCGCGCGGCCCAGGTTATCGCTGATTTCAAACGCCGCGGTTTTTTGGCCTTCGATGCGCACCGGGTTGATCGAGTTCACCACTGCCACATTCGGCCGCTCGCCCAGAGCCCGCACCAAGTCAAGGGCCTGGTCAAAGTTTCCAGAAATGGGCACGATCCGCGCGCCATAAATCAGAGCCTGGGCCAGCTTGCCCATCGCGATCTTGCCATGCGGCAAAATGACGGCGGCTTTCATGCCCGCGCGCGCGGCATACGCCGCTGCGGACGCGGAGGTGTTTCCCGTGCTGGCGCAGACCAGCACTTCCGCGGAGCGGGCCTTGGCCATGGTCACAGCCATGGTCATGCCACGGTCCTTGAACGAAGCCGTGGGGTTCAGCGCCTCGAGTTTGACAAAGAGCTGGAATTTGCCGCCGATCTGATCGACGAAACGCGGCGTTGGAATGAGCGGTGTATTGCCCTCCAGGAGGGTAATGACTTCCGCATTTGCGGGAACAGGTAAAAAGCTCCTGTAGGCTTGGATGACGCCGGGCCAATTCATCTGGATATTAGACTATCTAGCCGCAAGCGCTATTGAGCCTTCCATGGTCCTGTTGCCGCCCAGCCCCGGTTCTTCCACCCGGATGAGCTGGATTCGACCGACAACCTTGTTGGAGCGAAGGTCTTCCACAAGGGTGTCCACGTCCCTGACCTTTGCCTGATCGGTCAAAACCACAACCGGCAGCATTTTGTTTTCCGCCAGGTCGCGTTGAAGAATGCTGGCGATGTTAATGCCGCGTCGCGCAATCAGCTTCGTCAATTCAGCCAGGGCGCCCGGATTGTTCCCGAGTTCCACCCCGAGATAAAAACGGCCTTCCGCCTGGCGGCGGGGCAAATAGCGGGTCTTTTCGCCGCGCAATTCATGCGGTTCCTGCGGCCAAAGAATGGCCCGGCCCTCCGCCAACGCAATCAAGTCGGTGTAAATCGCCATTGCAGTGGGCCGGCTGCCGGCGCCTTCCGCAACCAAACCCTGCACGCCTCTGAGCCTGTCCTCCACAACGATTCCATTGCCGACCCCCTTCACCGAGGCAAGCAGGGAATGAGCGGGAACCAAAGCGGGATGTACCCGGGCGTCCAGCCTCCCGTCCGGGAGCAATTCGCTGACGCCTAACAATTTAATCACATAACCCAGGCCCTTGGCATACTCCATGTCGTCCAGAGTGACGGAGCGGATGCCCTGCACATCGATTTGGTCGCGGTCCAGGAAAAGGCCAAAGGCCAGCTTGGACATGATCACCAGCTTGTTCCGGGCGTCGAGGCCGTCGATATCGCTGCTCGGATCCAATTCTGCGTAGCCCTTGGCCTGGGCCTCGGCCAGAGCTTCGGGTTGCGAGAGGCCTTCCTCCATGCGCGACAGGATATAATTGCTGGTGCCGTTAAAAATTCCCACGATCCGCTCCACAGCCATCGAACTGCCCACGGCGCTGCAGAGTTGATGGCAACCGGTGACCGTTGCGGCATAACCGAAAAACCGTTCATGGGCGCGGGCGCGTTCCACCAGTTTCTTGCCGCTTTTGCCCATGATTTCCTTGTTGGCCGTAATAACATGTTTCCCCTGGGCCAGGGCGTCCTGGACGTATTTCAAGGCGGGGTCCGTGCCTCCCATGACTTCTATCACCACATCGATGCGCTCATCTTTGAGAATTTCCGCAAAATCGGTTGTAATCAAATTTTTGGGAATATTCCGGAATTTCTCCTGTTTCGGATTCCGGGCCAAAATGCGAACCACCTCAAAAAGCGCTCCGTGTTTCCCCTGCGATTTCGACTTTTGTTGCAGTACGCTGTACACACCCTGGCCGACGGTGCCAAAGCCCAGAATGGCAATGCCTATGCGTATGTCGCTCATGGAAAATAATTTATATAAATTGCCGCTCTAAATCAATGTGAATCTGCTCGTTTCAGAGGAAGCATTATTTTGGATAAATCCATTAAAATCAAGATAATCCGTATGAGTTGATTTGGATTATTTCATCAAAATTCCACAAAAATGAAATTTTCTACAATCCGTCTATTCCCCGCAGATAACTCAAAATCAGCTCCGGAAGATCGGGGCTGTAGCCCCCCTCCAAAATACTCACAACCGGAATACCAAATTGCCGGAGCTGCAAACCGATCCAGTGAAAATCAGTTTCAGTCAATTGCAGTTGGGCCAGAGGGTCCTTCGCGTAGGCGTCAAACCCCGCGGAAACGATGAGCAATTCGGGCTCAAACTTTGTCAAATCCTCCAGGGCTTCGACAGCGATTTCACGGTATTGCTTCGCGCTCGTTCCGGGCGCGACCGGGTAGTTGCGGCAGTTGCCCTGCGACTTGGCCCCCGTGCCCGGATAACAGGGATGCTGGTGGATGGAAAAAAAGGCGGCACCTTCCTTATTCTTCAGAATCGCCTCCGTCCCGTTGCCGTGGTGGACATCGAAATCGAAAACCGCGACGCGCGGCACTCCGCAAGCCCTCGCATGCAGCGTGCAAATGGCCGCCTGGTTGAGATAACAAAAGCCCATGGCCTGGGAAGCCGTGGCATGATGGCCCGGCGGGCGCATGAGGGAAAAGGAATTGTTGCCTTGCCCGGCCAGTTCCAATGCCTTCATGGCAGCGCCCACCGAGCGCCTCGCGTAGTCGCCGATTCCAGGGTAAAAAGGCGTGTCGCCGTCAAAATCGCGGTCTCCCCGGTCGAGCTCCCGCAGATGTTCCCGCGTGTGCGCGAGTTCAAGGATCGGATCCGCCACTCCGAGCGGATGTTCCCAGAACACGTCGATTTCAATCTGTTTCTGCAAATGCCGGATCGTGCGGGAAATGCGCTCGGGGTTTTCCGGATGTCCCGGCTTTCCGTAACCGGTGCATTCGGAATCGGTGACCACAAACATGGAAGCATCGTAGTCTTGGATGCTGCTATTTAAAAAGCATATTTTTAACCATCGCGAAATGCATTAGAAGAAG is a genomic window containing:
- the thrC gene encoding threonine synthase → MNWPGVIQAYRSFLPVPANAEVITLLEGNTPLIPTPRFVDQIGGKFQLFVKLEALNPTASFKDRGMTMAVTMAKARSAEVLVCASTGNTSASAAAYAARAGMKAAVILPHGKIAMGKLAQALIYGARIVPISGNFDQALDLVRALGERPNVAVVNSINPVRIEGQKTAAFEISDNLGRAPDFHFIPVGNAGNITAYWKGFREYHAGGRIKSLPKMMGWQAAGSAPIVDGHIIENPHTVATAIRIGNPASWKGAVAAAKDSGGKIDKVSDEEILDAYQLISRSEGIFVEPACAAPLAGLIRCVREGLIPKDSIVTVTLTGHGLKDPDTAISVCKQELIPVEPRVEAVLEAIQG
- a CDS encoding homoserine dehydrogenase, encoding MSDIRIGIAILGFGTVGQGVYSVLQQKSKSQGKHGALFEVVRILARNPKQEKFRNIPKNLITTDFAEILKDERIDVVIEVMGGTDPALKYVQDALAQGKHVITANKEIMGKSGKKLVERARAHERFFGYAATVTGCHQLCSAVGSSMAVERIVGIFNGTSNYILSRMEEGLSQPEALAEAQAKGYAELDPSSDIDGLDARNKLVIMSKLAFGLFLDRDQIDVQGIRSVTLDDMEYAKGLGYVIKLLGVSELLPDGRLDARVHPALVPAHSLLASVKGVGNGIVVEDRLRGVQGLVAEGAGSRPTAMAIYTDLIALAEGRAILWPQEPHELRGEKTRYLPRRQAEGRFYLGVELGNNPGALAELTKLIARRGINIASILQRDLAENKMLPVVVLTDQAKVRDVDTLVEDLRSNKVVGRIQLIRVEEPGLGGNRTMEGSIALAAR